A genomic segment from Variovorax paradoxus B4 encodes:
- a CDS encoding amino acid ABC transporter permease, producing MFNFDAFLSYFVNPFLLGGVGITIGLTIATIAIGLALALPLALGSMSSHRFLSAPARFYIWVFRGTPLLVQIVIIYTGLPQLGLRFDVLTSAVLALSLNEAAYLSETIRGGFSAIAKGQIEAAKALSLSRFATLRLVTLPQVLRVIIPPLGNSVNGLLKATSLASVISMEELMRRAQVLMQEKFEVLELYCVAACFYLVLTTLWDRVQVRLERHYGRGYAAARGAA from the coding sequence GTGTTCAATTTCGATGCCTTCCTGTCCTACTTCGTCAACCCGTTCCTCCTGGGGGGCGTGGGAATCACGATCGGACTGACCATTGCGACCATCGCGATCGGTCTTGCCCTGGCGCTGCCCCTGGCGCTGGGCAGCATGTCTTCGCATCGATTCCTGTCGGCGCCGGCGCGCTTCTACATCTGGGTGTTCCGCGGTACGCCGCTGCTGGTGCAGATCGTCATCATCTACACTGGCCTGCCGCAGCTGGGCCTGCGCTTCGACGTGCTGACCTCCGCGGTGCTGGCACTGAGCCTGAACGAAGCGGCGTACCTGTCGGAGACGATCCGCGGCGGATTCTCCGCCATCGCCAAGGGGCAGATCGAAGCAGCCAAGGCGCTGAGCCTGTCGCGCTTTGCCACCCTGCGACTGGTGACGCTGCCGCAGGTGCTGCGCGTGATCATTCCGCCGCTGGGCAATTCGGTGAACGGCCTGCTCAAGGCCACCTCGCTGGCCTCGGTGATCTCGATGGAAGAGCTGATGCGCCGCGCCCAGGTGCTCATGCAGGAGAAATTCGAAGTGCTCGAACTCTATTGCGTCGCGGCCTGCTTCTACCTGGTGCTGACCACGCTCTGGGACCGTGTGCAGGTGCGCCTGGAACGCCACTACGGCAGGGGCTACGCGGCGGCGCGCGGCGCGGCCTGA